The Endozoicomonas montiporae CL-33 genome contains a region encoding:
- the recD gene encoding exodeoxyribonuclease V subunit alpha codes for MTVQPSPVLQAPVLQTLESLKTAGAIRPLDYQFARFLQEMGGEPLTVLAGALVSHELASGNVCLPLKDINTRSLFSVESESLQALEHLITSSNWQDELSASRLVSDGSENSPPAPLVLNRNRLYLYRYWQYEHLVSEHLRNKGARTADSATVKTILDRLFQRDYTLLFKQLQAATDLQATVIKWLDIVKPDSLDWQTIQQTIGNARSGNDLAPLDQLIPDHTCLNWQKVAAALAATQSFSVISGGPGTGKTTTVTRLLAMLVELEQLSSGKAPVIRLVAPTGKAAARLTESIGGALEQLNCSEAVRNNIPGEAGTLHRLLGVIPNSTEFRHHQDNPLHLDILVVDEASMVDLPMMTRLLSALPDDARIILLGDRDQLASVDAGSVLGDICAAAGNTYSETQQKRLQQLTGYDLSTERPPTNASIHDCFCLLQKSYRFDASSGIGQLAASVNAGQIRETKAVWEAGFSDIRRHLLNDSGYQTMLQLCVDQYRPYLQAIKNDQSAREILSVFNRFRLLCALREGACGVEGLNLEIRNALARHRLIERETLWYPGRPVLITRNDHGLGLYNGDIGITLADEDDRLRVAFQLPDGSLKSLLPSRLPEHETVFAMTIHKSQGSEFAHTAMVLPDKINPVLTRELVYTGITRARQELDIFTTEVVFNQSVSRPTQRSSGLKERLLA; via the coding sequence ATGACTGTTCAACCATCCCCGGTATTACAAGCTCCGGTACTCCAAACTCTGGAATCATTAAAAACCGCCGGTGCCATTCGTCCGCTGGATTATCAGTTTGCTCGTTTTCTGCAGGAAATGGGTGGAGAACCGCTGACGGTTCTTGCGGGGGCGCTGGTCAGCCATGAACTGGCCAGTGGTAATGTCTGCCTGCCATTAAAAGACATAAACACACGTTCATTGTTCAGTGTTGAGTCAGAATCACTGCAGGCTCTGGAGCACTTGATAACATCGAGTAACTGGCAGGACGAGCTATCAGCCTCACGACTGGTTTCCGACGGCTCTGAAAACAGCCCGCCAGCGCCACTGGTGTTGAACAGAAACCGTCTGTACCTCTATCGCTACTGGCAGTACGAACACCTTGTATCAGAACACCTGCGCAATAAAGGCGCCCGAACAGCAGATTCAGCAACGGTTAAAACCATACTGGATCGACTGTTTCAGAGAGATTACACACTACTGTTCAAGCAACTTCAGGCAGCTACCGACCTGCAGGCAACGGTTATTAAATGGCTGGACATTGTCAAACCGGATTCACTGGACTGGCAAACCATCCAGCAAACGATTGGCAATGCCCGTTCTGGAAATGACCTTGCGCCTTTGGATCAGCTGATTCCAGATCACACCTGTCTGAACTGGCAGAAAGTCGCCGCAGCTCTGGCAGCTACCCAGTCTTTCAGTGTGATCAGTGGCGGACCAGGCACCGGTAAAACGACAACCGTCACACGGTTGCTGGCTATGCTGGTTGAACTGGAACAACTAAGCTCTGGCAAAGCTCCGGTTATACGACTGGTTGCCCCAACAGGCAAAGCCGCTGCCCGTCTTACCGAATCTATCGGTGGAGCACTGGAACAGCTGAATTGCAGTGAAGCCGTTCGTAACAATATACCCGGTGAAGCGGGCACACTTCACCGACTGTTGGGTGTTATTCCTAACAGTACCGAGTTCCGGCACCATCAGGATAATCCGCTGCATCTGGATATTCTTGTGGTCGATGAAGCGTCCATGGTTGACCTGCCGATGATGACCCGACTATTGAGCGCGCTGCCTGATGATGCCCGAATCATTTTGTTGGGCGACCGGGACCAGCTCGCCTCTGTTGATGCAGGCAGTGTGCTGGGTGATATCTGTGCAGCAGCGGGTAACACTTATTCAGAGACTCAACAGAAACGTCTGCAACAGCTAACAGGCTATGACCTGAGCACTGAACGACCACCGACCAATGCCAGTATTCACGACTGTTTTTGTCTGTTGCAAAAAAGCTACCGGTTTGATGCCTCTTCCGGAATTGGTCAGCTGGCAGCCTCTGTCAACGCTGGCCAGATCAGAGAGACCAAAGCAGTTTGGGAGGCTGGCTTCAGCGATATTCGCCGTCATCTTCTGAACGACAGTGGCTATCAAACGATGCTGCAACTCTGCGTCGATCAGTATCGCCCGTACCTGCAGGCAATCAAAAATGACCAATCTGCCAGAGAGATACTGTCGGTCTTTAACCGCTTCCGTCTGTTATGCGCCCTGCGTGAAGGAGCCTGCGGAGTAGAAGGTTTAAATCTTGAAATCCGCAACGCCCTTGCCCGTCACCGCTTGATTGAGCGGGAGACATTGTGGTACCCGGGCAGGCCGGTTCTCATCACTCGTAACGATCATGGTCTGGGGCTGTACAATGGCGACATTGGCATCACACTTGCCGATGAAGACGACCGCTTGCGGGTTGCCTTCCAACTGCCCGATGGTTCGCTGAAATCTCTGTTACCCAGTCGTCTGCCTGAACACGAAACCGTGTTTGCCATGACGATTCACAAAAGCCAAGGCTCTGAGTTTGCCCATACCGCCATGGTTCTGCCCGACAAAATCAATCCGGTTCTGACCCGGGAACTGGTTTACACCGGTATTACCCGCGCCAGGCAGGAACTGGATATTTTTACAACAGAAGTCGTATTCAACCAGTCCGTCAGCAGGCCGACCCAACGGTCATCCGGCCTTAAAGAGCGGCTGCTGGCATAA